The segment CGCCCCCGCCAGGCCCCGGCGATCCGGGCGACCACCGCCCCGGCGGGCTTGGTCCGGCCGTCGTTGGTCAGCAGGCCCAGCCCGTACTCCAGCTCGGGGAAGTCCGCCAGCTCCCGGGACACGTCGTGCGAGCACCACCAGGTGACCCCCCACAGACCGGGGCAGTCCAGCGCGGCCGCCAGGGTGGCCTCGGTGAACTCCGCCGCGTGCTCGGGCGGGACCAGCGGCGCGGGCGCCCCGACCTCCTGGAGCCACACCGGGCGGCCCGGGTCCTCGGCCCAGGCCTTGGACAGCTCGATCAGGTACGCGGCGTGCTGCTCGGTGGCCGTCCCGGCGCGCCCGTGGCGCTGCGCGGTGCCGTTGAACACCCACGCGTGCACGGCGGTCGCCGCGCCCAGCCGGGCCGCCTGGGCAGGCGTGAAGGGGTGCCCGTCCCGGAACCACACGGCGTCGTACTCGGCGTGCAGGTGGAACCGGCCGGGCGCGCCCTCCTCGCAGGCGGCCAGCATCCGCTCCAGCCAGCGCTCCGCCTGGGCGGCGGTGATCCGGTCGGGGTCGGGGTGGGGCGCGTCGGAGAACTGGTTGACCTCGTTCCCGACCGTCATCCCCAGGAAGTTCGGCCGGCCGGCGAGGGCCCCGGCCAGGGTGCGCAGGTACTCCTCCTGCGCGGCCACCACGTCGGGATCGGTGAAGATCCCGCGCCGGTGCCAGGTCGCGGTCCAGGCGGGCAGGAAGTCGAAGCTGGACAGGTGCCCCTGGAGGCCGTCCACGTGCACGTCGAGGCCGCGTTCGGCGGCCGCTTCGGCGAGCGCCACGAGCTGTTCGACGGCGCGCGGCCGGATCAGGGTCCGGTTCGGCTGGAAGAGCGGCCACAGCGGGAAGACCCGCACGTGGTCCAGGCCGAGCGCGGCGACCGAGTCCAGGTCGGCCCGCACCTCGTCGGCGTCGAAGTCCAGCCAGTGGTGGAACCAGCCCCGGGCGGGGGTGTAGTTCACGCCGAAGCGCAGGGTGCGGGGGTGGGCGGCGCGGTCCATGAGGGGTCCCGGAGTTCAGGGGGGAATTCGCCGGACGCCCACAAACTGCCGGGCCGGTCCACGGGAAGTCAACAGGGCCTCGGGAGGCCGCCGTCCGAATTCCGGCGAGCGGGGTACTTATGCGCTTCAGCCGTTCTGGCAGCAGGGCGGCGGGCAGGAACGGTCCCCGGAGCTAATGCGGTTTAGTACGGGCGCGCGTACCGGTGCCGGCGGTGAAAGGGGCAGGGGAATTCAGGCCGTGCCGGAGGCCGCCGGGGGCGGCCGCCGGTGCGGACCACCGGGGCCGGATCGCGTACGGTCCGGCCAACGAGTCCACGTCGACCACGTCACCGAGGGATGAGGCAGGCACGGCCATGGCCCGCAGACCCACCATCAAGGACATCGCCCGCCAGGCCGGGGTGTCGGAGAGCGCCGTCTCCTTCGCACTGAACGGCAAGCCGGGCGTCTCCGAGGACACCCGCGCCCGGATCCGCGGGGTCGCACAGGAGCTCGGCTGGCAGCCCAACAGCGCCGCCCGGGCCCTGTCCGGCGAACGCTCCGGCGCCGTCGGGCTGGTCCTGGCCCGTCCCGCGCACACCCTCGGCGCCGAGTCCTTCTTCCTGCGGCTCGTGTCCGGCATCCAGGAGGTGCTGTCGGCCGCCGGGACCGCCCTGCTCTTCCAGGTGGTGGAGGACGTCGAGGCCGAGTGCGCGGTCTACCGGCGGTGGTGGGCCGAGCGGCGGGTGGACGGGGTCCTCGTCGTCGACCCCCGCACCCGCGACCCGCGGCCCGCCCTCCTGACCGGGCTGGGGCTCCCGGCGGTCGTGATAGGGGGCGGCGCTGGAACGCCCCCGGACGCCTGGGACCCGGAGGGCGCCGGGGGCCCCGGGACCCCGCCCCCGTCGACCGCGGCACTGCCCGGCGCGGCGGCCGGGGCTGCGGGGTCCGCCAGGGCTGCCGGGTCCGCGTCTGTCGGGTCTGGGTCCGCCAGGTCCGCCGGGTCCCGGGCCGCCGGGTCGGGGTCTGGGGCCGCCGGGTCGGGGCCTGTCGGGGCTGCCGTGAGCGCTGGGTCCGCCGGGTCCGCCGTTCCCGTGGCGGACGGCGGGGCGTGGGCGGGGGCGGGCGTAGGGACGGGCGGCGGGGCTGCCGGGCTCTCGGCCGTGCGGGCCGACGACGCGCGGGCCATGACCGAGGTCCTGGAGCACCTCCACGCCCTCGGCCACCGCCGCATCGTCCACATCGCAGGCCTGCCCGGACTCGCCCACACCGCCCGCCGGGTGGCCGCGCTGCGCGCCGAGGCCGACCGGCTCGGGCTGCCGCCCGGCCGGGTGCGCTCGGTGCCCACGGACTACTCCGACACCGAGGGCGCCGCCGCCACCCGACGGGTCCTCGCGGAGCCGGAGCCGCCGACCGCACTGGTCTACGACAACGACGTGATGGCGGTGGCGGGCAGCGCGGTCGCCGCCGGACTGGGCATCCCCGTGCCCGGCCGGCTCTCCATCGTCGCCTGGGACGACTCGGCCCTCTGCCGGGTCACCCACCCCCCGCTGACCGCCCTGGTCCGCGACACCGCCGGATTCGGCCGGCTCGCCGCCGAGGAACTGCTCCACGTCCTGGCCGGCGGCCCGCCCCG is part of the Streptomyces katrae genome and harbors:
- a CDS encoding glycoside hydrolase 5 family protein, with protein sequence MDRAAHPRTLRFGVNYTPARGWFHHWLDFDADEVRADLDSVAALGLDHVRVFPLWPLFQPNRTLIRPRAVEQLVALAEAAAERGLDVHVDGLQGHLSSFDFLPAWTATWHRRGIFTDPDVVAAQEEYLRTLAGALAGRPNFLGMTVGNEVNQFSDAPHPDPDRITAAQAERWLERMLAACEEGAPGRFHLHAEYDAVWFRDGHPFTPAQAARLGAATAVHAWVFNGTAQRHGRAGTATEQHAAYLIELSKAWAEDPGRPVWLQEVGAPAPLVPPEHAAEFTEATLAAALDCPGLWGVTWWCSHDVSRELADFPELEYGLGLLTNDGRTKPAGAVVARIAGAWRGREHRPPVRSTALALDTGSGRSVCAPGGAFFEAWAVLAAKGVRPAVVRAEQAQDAERLAARGITEVLRVQDVMT
- a CDS encoding LacI family DNA-binding transcriptional regulator; the encoded protein is MARRPTIKDIARQAGVSESAVSFALNGKPGVSEDTRARIRGVAQELGWQPNSAARALSGERSGAVGLVLARPAHTLGAESFFLRLVSGIQEVLSAAGTALLFQVVEDVEAECAVYRRWWAERRVDGVLVVDPRTRDPRPALLTGLGLPAVVIGGGAGTPPDAWDPEGAGGPGTPPPSTAALPGAAAGAAGSARAAGSASVGSGSARSAGSRAAGSGSGAAGSGPVGAAVSAGSAGSAVPVADGGAWAGAGVGTGGGAAGLSAVRADDARAMTEVLEHLHALGHRRIVHIAGLPGLAHTARRVAALRAEADRLGLPPGRVRSVPTDYSDTEGAAATRRVLAEPEPPTALVYDNDVMAVAGSAVAAGLGIPVPGRLSIVAWDDSALCRVTHPPLTALVRDTAGFGRLAAEELLHVLAGGPPRVRESELPRLEPRGSTAPPPAAY